CAACGCGATGCACCTGAAGATGCACAAGGCCGCCGCGGCGGTGGGCGCGCGCATCGACGCGGTGTTCTTCTGCCCGCACACGGCCGGCGACAACTGCGAGTGCCGCAAGCCGAAGCCCGGCATGATGGCGATGATCGCCGAACGCTTCGAGATCGAGCCGGACGAGACGCCGATGGTCGGCGACTCGCTGCGCGACCTGCAGGCGGGTGCCGCGGTCGGCTTCCGGCCGCACCTGGTGCTGACCGGCAAGGGCCGCAAGACGCTGGCGGCCGGCAACCTGCCCGACGGCACGCGCGTCCACGACGACCTGCGCGCTTTCGCGCTGGATTTTCTGTCCCGGGAACACGCCTGAGCCGGCGCCCGCCGCCTCTCGCCGCCGTGTTCCACCGCTTCCGAGCCCCTAGCCGATGCGCCTCCTCCGTTCGCTGCTGCTGCTGATCTTCTTCGTGCTGTACACGGTGCCCTACGCCACCGCGTGCTTCATCGCGTTCCCGTTCCTGCGTCCCGACGCGCGCTACTGGATGGCGGCCGGCTGGTGCCGCTCCACGCTCGCGGTGGTGCGCTGGCTGAACGGCATCCGCTACCGCATCGAGGGCTTCGAGAACCTGCCCGACGGCCCGGCCGTGCTGCTCTCGAAGCACCAGTCGGCGTGGGAGACGCTCGCGTTTCCGGCACTGATGCCGCGCCCGCTCTGCTACGT
The genomic region above belongs to Burkholderia plantarii and contains:
- the gmhB gene encoding D-glycero-beta-D-manno-heptose 1,7-bisphosphate 7-phosphatase, with amino-acid sequence MPTSANRKLVVLDRDGVINVDSDAFIKTPDEWIALPGALEAIGRLNHAGYRVVVATNQSGIGRGLFDTAALNAMHLKMHKAAAAVGARIDAVFFCPHTAGDNCECRKPKPGMMAMIAERFEIEPDETPMVGDSLRDLQAGAAVGFRPHLVLTGKGRKTLAAGNLPDGTRVHDDLRAFALDFLSREHA